Proteins from one Mesoplodon densirostris isolate mMesDen1 chromosome 1, mMesDen1 primary haplotype, whole genome shotgun sequence genomic window:
- the NDNF gene encoding protein NDNF: MVPLHWCMLWLLLPLSSRTQKLPTRDEELFQMQIRDKAFFHDSSVIPDGAEISSYLFRDTPKRYFFVVEEDNTPLSVTVTPCDAPLAWTLSLQELPEEASGEGSGDPEPLDQQKQQIIHEEGTELFSYKGNDVEYFISSSSPSGLYQLELLSTEKDTHFKVYATTTPESDQPYPELPYDPRVDVTSLGCTTVTLAWKPSPTASLLKQPIQYCVVINKEHNFKSLCAVEAKLNADDAFMMAPKPGLDFSPFDFAHFGFASDNSDKERSFLTKPSPKLGRHAYSRPKVDIQKICIGNKNIFTISDLKPDTQYYFDVFVANSNSNMSTAYVGTFARTKEEAKQKTVELKDGKVTDVFVKRKGAKFLRFAPVSSHQKVTFFIHSCLDAVQIQVRRDGKLLLSQNVEGIRQFQLRGKPKAKYLIRLKGNKKGASMLKILATTRPGKQSFPSLPEDTRIKAFDKLRTCSSATVAWLGTQERNKFCIYKKEVDDNYSEDQKKREQNQCLGPDTRKKSEKVLCKYFHSQNLQKAVTTETIKGLQPGKSYLLDVYVTGHGGHSVKYQSKVVKTRKFC, translated from the exons ATGGTGCCTCTCCACTGGTGTATGCTGTGGCTGCTGTTACCACTCAGCTCCAGGACCCAGAAGTTACCCACTCGAGATGAGGAGCTCTTTCAGATGCAAATTCGGGACAAGGCATTTTTTCATGATTCGTCAGTAATTCCAGATGGAGCTGAAATTAGCAGTTATCTCTTTAGAGACACACCTAAAAG GTATTTCTTTGTGGTCGAAGAAGACAACACGCCATTGTCAGTCACAGTGACTCCCTGCGATGCGCCCTTAGCGTGGACGCTGAGCCTCCAGGAGCTGCCAGAGGAAGCGAGCGGGGAAGGCTCAG GTGATCCAGAGCCTCTGGATCAGCAGAAGCAGCAGATCATTCATGAGGAAGGCACAGAGTTATTCTCCTACAAAGGCAACGACGTGGAATATTTCATATCTTCTAGTTCTCCATCTGGTTTATATCAGTTGGAGCTTCTTtcaacagagaaagacacacattTCAAAGTATATGCCACCACAACTCCAGAGTCTGACCAGCCCTACCCTGAATTACCTTATGACCCAAGAGTCGACGTTACCTCCCTGGGATGCACCACGGTCACTTTGGCTTGGAAACCGAGCCCCACGGCCTCTTTGCTGAAACAACCCATTCAGTACTGTGTGGTCATCAACAAAGAGCACAATTTCAAAAGTCTCTGCGCAGTGGAAGCGAAGTTGAATGCAGACGACGCTTTCATGATGGCACCAAAGCCCGGTCTGGACTTCAGCCCTTTTGACTTTGCCCACTTCGGATTTGCTTCGGATAATTCAGATAAAGAGCGCAGCTTCCTGACAAAGCCGTCTCCAAAACTGGGGCGGCATGCCTACTCGAGGCCCAAGGTTGACATTCAGAAAATCTGCATAGGAAACAAGAACATCTTCACCATCTCGGATCTGAAACCCGACACGCAGTACTATTTTGATGTCTTCGTGGCCAACAGCAACAGCAATATGAGCACTGCTTACGTGGGCACCTTTGCCAGGACCAAGGAAGAAGCGAAACAGAAGACAGTTGAGCTGAAAGATGGGAAAGTTACAGATGTGTTTGTTAAAAGGAAGGGGGCAAAGTTTCTACGGTTTGCTCCAGTCTCATCTCACCAAAAGGTCACCTTCTTTATTCACTCTTGTCTGGACGCTGTCCAAATCCAAGTGAGAAGAGATGGGAAACTTCTTCTGTCTCAGAATGTGGAAGGCATTCGACAGTTTCAGCTGAGAGGAAAACCTAAAGCCAAATATCTCATTCGACTGAAAGGAAACAAGAAGGGAGCATCTATGTTGAAAATACTAGCTACCACCAGGCCCGGTAAGCAGTCATTTCCCTCTCTTCCTGAAGACACACGCATCAAAGCCTTCGACAAGCTCCGTACCTGTTCTTCAGCCACCGTGGCTTGGCTAGGCACCCAGGAAAGGAACAAGTTTTGCATCTACAAAAAGGAAGTGGATGATAATTACAGTGAAGaccagaagaaaagagaacaaaaccaATGCCTTGGACCAGATACAAGGAAGAAATCAGAGAAGGTCCTCTGTAAATATTTCCACAGTCAAAACCTGCAAAAAGCAGTGACCACAGAAACAATTAAAGGTCTTCAGCCTGGAAAATCTTACCTGCTGGATGTTTATGTCACAGGACATGGGGGGCACTCTGTGAAGTATCAGAGTAAAGTTGTAAAAACCAGGAAGTTCTGTTAG